CGCCTCGACGAGCTCGTCCCACGACCGGGGGCCCGATTCGAGAACCGCGTGGACGCGCGTTTCGAGGTCGCGACCCCCGGGGTCGGACGGCTCGGAAGCGGGTTCCTCGCCCCCGGCCGACTCATCCGGTGTGAACTCCCTGCGACCGGCCTGAACCATCGTCCTGACGAACTCGCTCAGCGACATGTCGAGTTCGTCGGCGTGGTCGCGCCACACGTCTTTTTGCTCCGCCGGCACGTACGTCTTCACCGACTGTCGATCCCCTCCCATCGTTCTCGGACGAGGGTTCTC
This genomic stretch from Halorubrum hochsteinianum harbors:
- a CDS encoding DUF5805 domain-containing protein, which produces MGGDRQSVKTYVPAEQKDVWRDHADELDMSLSEFVRTMVQAGRREFTPDESAGGEEPASEPSDPGGRDLETRVHAVLESGPRSWDELVEAVVGDVEDELEATLDDLQARDRVRYSGRDGGYVLTDE